The Kribbella sp. HUAS MG21 genome includes the window GCGCTGCCCGCGGTGCGGGAGATCTTCGCGGCGGTGTGAGACGGGCGTGCGGTTAACTTGGCTGCGAGGGGGTGAGAGGTGACGCAGCCTTATCCGGGGCCGTACCAGGGACCTGGGCCGTACCAGCCGTACCCGTACCAGCCGATGCCGGTGGTGCCGCAGTACCGGCCGCTGCGCGCGGTCGGGATCGTCAGCATCGTGCTGATGGGACTGAGCGTGCTCGCGGCGATCGCCCAGTGCGTGCTGCTCTGGCGGTCGTACGACGAGGTCAAGCGGTTCGTGTACGGGTTGCTCTCCGACGAGGAGATCGACCGCGGGATCGAGTCGATCGCCGGCGCCGGGCCGTTCCTGGACCTGTTCGGCTACCTGCTGGTCGGGACCGGCATCGCGTTCCTGATCTGGCTGTGGCGTGCCCGCGACAACGTCGACGTGCTGTACGCCCCGTTCGCGCCGCCTCCGGGCGCACCCGCGGCCGGACCGCACCGCCGGTCGCCCGGTTGGGTCGTGTGCGCGTGGTTCTGCCCGATCGTGCAGTTCTGGTACCCCCTGCAGGTCGTCGAGGACGTCGCCCGCGCGAGCGAGCCGCTCGACCAGCCCGGCGTGGCCCGCTCGGGGCGGATCCGCGCGCTGCTCTACACCTGGTGGGCGACGTGGTGCACGTTCTGGGTGATCGTCGTCGGTGGTGGATTGGCGGCGGTGATCGGGCTCATCGTCTGGATCGTCCGGCTGGTCGAGGTGTCCGACAGCCGCGATTCCGGGAGCCAGTCCGTCGACATCTACGACCTGCAGGACTACCTGGTGGGGGTCGCGCTCGCGTTCGACATCGGGTTCACGGTGGCGACGGTGCTGCTGGTCGTCGCGGGCGTCACGGTGACGTTGCTGATGCTCGAGATCGGCCGCTGGCAGCACTCGCGCGTCGTACCGCCGCCGGCGCCGGTGCAGGACGTCGTACCGCCGCCGACCCCGCAGTACGCGCCGCGGCGGCCGGGGCCTGGTTTTCCGACCTACGGCCCCTGAAGCAGTACGACGCTCGCGTCGTCGTACCGCTTCCAGCGCGGGGCCGGGGCCGCGGCGTCGTACTCGCGGACGCGGTCGATCAGCCGGCGTGGCCCGTCGGTCGTGAGTACGTCGAACAGTTCGTCCCACGTGTGCCCGTACCGCTCGGTGAAGCGGGACGCGCCGTCGGTGAGCAGCGCGATCGCGTCGGTGTCGGCGCGGTCGGTGGTCCCGGTGAGAGCTTCGTACGCCGCCTTCGGCTCGGTGCTGGCCACCCAGAAGCCGCCCGGCTGGTTGCGCGACCGGCGTACGGCGTCGAGGGTCCGCTCCGGGAGCAGCTCGATCCGGTCGTCGCTGTGGACGGTGACCTGGCCGGTCGGTGAGCGCAGTACGACGGGCGAGTCGGCCAGGACCAGGTGCTCGACGTGATGCGGGTGCAGCCGGACCATCGCGACGGTGGACGACGGGCTGTCAGGATTGCTGACGTCGCAGCTGTCCGCGTGGCTCGCGCGGACGCCGGCGATCGCTTCGGCGAGCAGGTCGGGCAGCGGCGCGGACGATCGGCTGATCAACGGAGGCGCCAGCTGGCAGGCGAGCTGCCGCACCAACCACGCGACGTCGTGCACGCAGCCGGACTCCACTCCCTGCGGAGCAGTCGCCCCGTCCAGGACGACGGCGAAGTCGGGCCCGGTCACTACGAGGTCCTCGTTGACGGCAGGCGGCCGCCGATCCGGCGCGGCCTCACTGAGCGAGCGGATCTGCACCCGGCCTAGTTTGCTTGAGCCCAGCTGTCGGCCAGGGATTGTTCCAATGTGATCTTCGGCGACCAGCCGAGCTGTTTGCCGATCAGGGTGGTGTCGGCCTGCTGCCAAGGGGCGCCGAGGGCGGTCTCCTGGCCGGCGTCGTCGACGATCGTCGCGGGCTGGCCGCTCAGCTCGAACAACTGCCCGGCGACGTCCCGCGCGAGCGTCGCTCGGCCGGTGCCGACGTTGAGCGCCGGCGGCAGCGCGCCGTCGGCGAACGCGACCGACAGCACCGCCTCGGCCACGTCCCGGACGTCGACGAAGTCCCGCCACACGTCCAGCGACCCGACCTCGATCAGTTGCCGCGCCCGCAGGTCCCGGATCACCCGGCCGGTCAGCGTGCTGTCCGGCGCGCCCGGCCCGATCACGTCGAAGATCCGCAGTACGACGGCATCGGCGCCGGCCCGTTGCGCCCGGAGGACGAGCTCCGACCCGGCGAGCTTGGTGATCCCGTACGGACCGAGCGGCCGTGGCGCCGTCTCCTCCGACAGGCTGGTGCCGTGCGGACCGCCGCCGTACTCCGCGGCGGAGCCGAGCTGGACGAACCGGGCGTGCCCCGCGTTGTCCCGGACCGACGCGAGCAGCGCCTCGACCGCGATGACGTTCGCCCGGACCAGGTCGGCCGGCTCGCCGAAGGTCGCGCCGACCGCGTTGATCACCACGGTCGGCTTGTACATCCCGATCTGGGTGTCCAGCGCGTACGGGTGCATCGCGGCCAGGTCGCAGCGCCGGTACGGCTCGCTCCGGGTCCGGCTCAGCCCGCGGTACTCGATCCCGCGGTCGGCGAGCAGCGCGCAGATCCTGGCGCCGAGGAAACCTCCCGCGCCGAACACCATCACCCGCTCAGTTCCGGTCACTCCTCCATCGTGCGGCCCGTATTTGTCGGTCGGCCTTCCGTAACATCACAACTCTGTCGGTACGTCGTGGCAGGGTGAGGGCTCAACCGGACGGAGGAGTGGGCATGGCTGATCGGGTGGACGGGCGGCCGGCGGCGCCGACCGAGTCGACGATCCGGGACTGGGACGACGCGGATCCCTCCGGGCAGACGTACCGGCGGGTGCTGTTCGTGGACTCCGACCTGACCGAGGTGGAGAACCGCGGCGGCGTGTTCGAGGAGTGCACGTTCCGCGGGGTCCGGTTCAACGCGTCGACGCACACCGACGCCGCGTTCGTGAACTGCACGTTCGTCCGGTGCTCGCTGTTCGACGCCACGTTCACCCGGTGCAAGTTCGTCGGCAGCTTCTTCGACGACTGCACCTACAGCCTGATGAAGGTGTCCGGCGGCGACTGGTCGTTCACCGGGCTGCCGGGCGCGGACCTGAAGGGCACCGAGTTCACCGGCGTGAAGTTCCGCGAGGCCGACCTGACCGGCGTCCGCGCTCCGAAGGCGGTGCTCCGGGACCTCGACCTGTCCGGCGCGTTCCTGCAGAAGGCGGACTTCTCCGGCGCCGACCTGCGCGGATCCGACCTGTCGACCCTCGATCCGCTGACCGTCGCGCTGCGGAACGCCCGCATCGACGTGACCCAGGCGATGGTCGTCGCGGCCGCGCTCGGCCTCGACGTCCGGCCGTGACCTGTGGATATCCCCAAGTAGTCACGCGGTCATCCACGGTTCTATCCACAGCCTGTGGATAACTATCCGGATAACTGTGTGTTCGTTCTGTGATATCTCCGTGGCCTTCCCGGCGCTACGAGGATTTCCCGACGGTGCCGGGCCGGCTGCCGCGGCCGCCGTACGACGAGCAACGCCGCGTGCTCGACCACAGCCGGCGTGACGCGCGGCGCGAGCACCAGGCTCCGGGTCAGGAACCGCAGGCCGACCGCGAGCGCTACCCCGCAGAAGGCTCCGAGGGAGTTCGCGATCAGGTCGTGCAGCTGGCACGAACGACCGAGCTGCGGCAGCAGCGCCTGCACCGCCTCGACCGCGGCCGACATCCCGATCCCGGCGGCGACCCCTTCGACCGGCCGGCCGCTGGCGAGCGTGAGCATGCCCGCGACCGGGACGAACAGCAGGACGTTCAGCAGCCCTTGGAGCGAGGTCAGCCCACCGGTCGTGGTGAGGTGCGTCCCGCACTGACCGATCTGGCCGAGGCGGTGCGTCGTCGGGCTGAGCGTCACCGCGATCACCAGCGCGAACGCGGCCGGGATGCAGAACGCGGCCATCCGGGGGACCAGGTCGCCGGGACGGCGGAACGAGGAAAGTGCGATCGGCAGGGTCATGCCGGTGAGCACGAACCAGGTGTCCAACAGGTGCGGGATCCCGCGATAAGTCTCGAGCACGTGTCCGGACCCTCCCGTGGTCGACCTGACTCGAACTCTTCTCGACTTCGTCTTCCTGACATGACGATCAGCCGCGGGCTCCTGCTGCCGCCAGGGCTCTCCGGACATCTGCATGCAGCCGTAAACCGTCCGTGACAGTTCGTGACAGTCCGTGCACAAACTGACACGGAAGGAAGGTGCTCAAGGCAACGATCATGTGTCAGCCGGAGTGGGTACCAGGGGTGCGCACCCGAGCCCTGAGGAGCCTGACGTGGTGGATCCGCGGTTTCGCGCAATGACCTGGAACATCTGGTGGCGCTTC containing:
- a CDS encoding NAD-dependent epimerase/dehydratase family protein, encoding MTGTERVMVFGAGGFLGARICALLADRGIEYRGLSRTRSEPYRRCDLAAMHPYALDTQIGMYKPTVVINAVGATFGEPADLVRANVIAVEALLASVRDNAGHARFVQLGSAAEYGGGPHGTSLSEETAPRPLGPYGITKLAGSELVLRAQRAGADAVVLRIFDVIGPGAPDSTLTGRVIRDLRARQLIEVGSLDVWRDFVDVRDVAEAVLSVAFADGALPPALNVGTGRATLARDVAGQLFELSGQPATIVDDAGQETALGAPWQQADTTLIGKQLGWSPKITLEQSLADSWAQAN
- a CDS encoding VanZ family protein, which codes for MLETYRGIPHLLDTWFVLTGMTLPIALSSFRRPGDLVPRMAAFCIPAAFALVIAVTLSPTTHRLGQIGQCGTHLTTTGGLTSLQGLLNVLLFVPVAGMLTLASGRPVEGVAAGIGMSAAVEAVQALLPQLGRSCQLHDLIANSLGAFCGVALAVGLRFLTRSLVLAPRVTPAVVEHAALLVVRRPRQPARHRREILVAPGRPRRYHRTNTQLSG
- a CDS encoding pentapeptide repeat-containing protein, which codes for MADRVDGRPAAPTESTIRDWDDADPSGQTYRRVLFVDSDLTEVENRGGVFEECTFRGVRFNASTHTDAAFVNCTFVRCSLFDATFTRCKFVGSFFDDCTYSLMKVSGGDWSFTGLPGADLKGTEFTGVKFREADLTGVRAPKAVLRDLDLSGAFLQKADFSGADLRGSDLSTLDPLTVALRNARIDVTQAMVVAAALGLDVRP
- a CDS encoding DUF4328 domain-containing protein; protein product: MTQPYPGPYQGPGPYQPYPYQPMPVVPQYRPLRAVGIVSIVLMGLSVLAAIAQCVLLWRSYDEVKRFVYGLLSDEEIDRGIESIAGAGPFLDLFGYLLVGTGIAFLIWLWRARDNVDVLYAPFAPPPGAPAAGPHRRSPGWVVCAWFCPIVQFWYPLQVVEDVARASEPLDQPGVARSGRIRALLYTWWATWCTFWVIVVGGGLAAVIGLIVWIVRLVEVSDSRDSGSQSVDIYDLQDYLVGVALAFDIGFTVATVLLVVAGVTVTLLMLEIGRWQHSRVVPPPAPVQDVVPPPTPQYAPRRPGPGFPTYGP
- a CDS encoding protein phosphatase 2C domain-containing protein, with the protein product MQIRSLSEAAPDRRPPAVNEDLVVTGPDFAVVLDGATAPQGVESGCVHDVAWLVRQLACQLAPPLISRSSAPLPDLLAEAIAGVRASHADSCDVSNPDSPSSTVAMVRLHPHHVEHLVLADSPVVLRSPTGQVTVHSDDRIELLPERTLDAVRRSRNQPGGFWVASTEPKAAYEALTGTTDRADTDAIALLTDGASRFTERYGHTWDELFDVLTTDGPRRLIDRVREYDAAAPAPRWKRYDDASVVLLQGP